The DNA segment gaGCCCCACAATACTCACTAATTGATCGCCTAACTGTAAGATTGTGATGAAGATAGctctcaataaaaataatcagtgcggtttcaatataaaacaatCAGCATTAACCTGTGATAGTTTGTAAAATTGGTGATGTGTAATAGGGATTCAGAATTAATGAGAGGACAACTGCTTGAGAGTCAAAAAATTATGTCGATCTTGGAAATCAGCCCTCATAGGCGgtagcataaatttttttggaatTATAAATGGATTTCCAATGTAGAACTAGAACGTTCTTAATATCTTTTGCCAGATATCTGTTCCATTCACAAAGTATCGTAAACATGCGGAAGTTTCGTTATAACAATAACGTTCAGTCGCGTTCCCCCCTCTCTTCAGCGCGTTCCTCTGCTCTAGCTTTCATTCTGGTAATGAACGCTTGACCCTTGTTTTTTCGGAAAGTCTCATATGGATCATTCAAATTGATACCGACCCCTTTGTATTGATCGTTTTTATCACGAATCTCTCCCCCTGAAATGGGTGCCTCAATGCCCTGCTCGTTTGCACCAAGACCAGCACCGCTCCATCCCATTTTCTTGAGTAATTGATGCCCTTTATTGCTCTCGTCCAGACTAATTTCTTGTGGAGCTTTACTATAAGTGGAGCCACTACAAGTAATACAAAAACAAGTTTCCTATAATAACACAATCAGTAGAAAATAGACAGAAGATAAAGATGTacaagaaaaacatttaaagataTCTATTCAGTATtgtttaaaagagaaaaatgaatataaaagcTAAAATTATAGAAGTTAGTGAGATGACGCATAGGTTTATGTATGAGCAATCAACTTGTAGTTAgcggattaattttataagaaaaaaaatataaaaataattcttaaaagtaattaattcaactgacaaatttattaattaataactgaaATAATGTTTCAACCTTAACTTTAGGTCGTTTTCAAGTACACTAGAAAATGGATGTATTAATTAGAAACATTGTAATCGAGATGTCATGTAGCTCCATGTAAAAGCGACAAACTTGTAAGTGACAGAtcgcaaattaaatataaaacccACATTGCGTACAGAGATTTTTAATCTCTTCTAAAAGTTTTTACTATCTAAGAAAAACATAACAAGTCTGTAGGCATGCAATACATGGATTTCCGTCCCTTCGTTATTATTCAACAAAACCAaacattgaattttattatcagatattacattttatgacTAAGTTTgagtaattttcaaaatgttttcaaaattcaatatatattttattctatatctATTATAGAAGTTGATACTTACAGAAAACTAGGAGGAGTTGGACTTCTATCCTGTCTATCCATTCTCCTATCAGGACTGCGATCTTTATTACTATTCCTTCTCCTTCGGCTCCTATTAACATGATTGCTGTTGCGACTGTTGCGTCTATGATTAGTTGTGGGCGATCTCGATCTACTTCTGCCTCGTGAGCGCGAACGTGATCTACTGCGTGACTTGCTCCGATAGCGTTTCTTTGGCGGACTAGGACTTTTAGATCTTGGTCGTAAAATCGGTGATGGAGATTTCGATTTCTGTCTAATGCCAGTGGCTATGTCCTCTTCTTTACGTTTGCGAGCGGCATTTTTCGCTTTGTAATACTCATATAATCCTAATTTTTCCCATCCATcactataaatatacaaaaaaatatttatccaaaaatatagtaatgcatataatttaaaatcttttaatatttaaaaaatatttacctaTCTCTAGGAGAATCATGATTTGGTGGTGCATAAAATGCTTCTACAGCTGCAACTAAACGATCACTCGGAGGGGCTGGGGGTGGAAGTCTTATCGCGTCTGGATCTAATGGCTTATATTCACCATCTTCTAGCTTTATCAGTGGTACCATCAAACCAGCTGGAAGCTCGAAATAAGGCATACTAGGCATCAAGTCTTCCACAGAAGGTTCATGAATAACGGGTGGCGGTCCGAAACCCGGTGGTGGTTTCGAAAAGTCTGGCAAAGGAACATTGCTAAATGGCGGCGGTTCGTTCGAGGGTGGGACACCCCATCCTGGTGGTGGTTGACTGAAATTCACATCTGTACCCATTGTGTTTGGTGGACCAGAATGACTAGGTGGTATTGACATATTTTGCTGACTCtgcacaaataaaaattttcgcaAACATTCcccaaaaataatcaatttaaaaagaagaaaatattaccATTTGAGGTGGTGGGGGTGGCGGTGGAGCTTTCAATTGCTGATCTATCGCCATCTTTTGTTGTTCAATATTCTGGATCTGTCTTAAAGCGTGAGTGACAAACGCTTGATGTTGCGCTTGATAATTATCGAACGTCTGTTTTGTCGACGCTGTAATAGGAGTAATCGCGGTAGCATATTGCGCTACCAAATTAGCTTGGTATTCCGACCAAGACGCGCTCGGTTGTTTCAACTTATCTATGATGCCTTCGTCAAAGTAATTATTCTTTGATTCCCacaaacttaataatttattcagttTATTAAGTTGTTCTTCGGAGGCCGCTAGTGAAGTATTACAGAACATGGGGACAACAACACTTTCCATTGCTTTGCGGAGATccatagatttttttcttgcacTGAGAAAGTATCCAATTATATATCTCGGACATAGTGATATTTTAAAGCATTtcatttaataacataaatttgtaagttttatgataaatatgttataaaagattcaaataaaaaaactttagcaCAGTCATAACAACTATATTGgaattatttcaagaattaattataattataaatatctagaaagaataataatcttCAATATGATTAGATTGCGGTTTGTGTCACATATAACACATGCGTTTATACTAACCAGTGATGTAAGACATCATTCAccaaataaataatgtgtaaCTTATGGCTGAAGGTTGTCCCCTGAATtactctgaaaaaaaaaaaaaaattaaaataagaataaaataaaaaatatgtacttttcacatgtaaacataaaatatataattaaaacacacCTTTTCAGCAAATGATCCGCAACAACTTGATTACTCTGTGATGTAAGTGAATTCTGAAGTATCCAGGCTTTCCCTGCACTTATGCTATCCTTTGTGCAGCTATCGATGATCGGTTGTAGCACTGTGTCAAATGCAGCCAAGTCTGTGTTCGTGCTTTGCGCACTGTTTTGCAGTGCCTGTTCCTGCGCCTGCCTCACAGCGTCCTCCACTCTCCCCTGCTGTTGAGCCATCAACGCAGCATGCTGCGCAGCCAGGTTCTGTTCTGATTGTCTCACTTGTTCCTGCAACGTCGTCTGCTGCGACTGTAGATTCGCCAGCTCATTCTGCAGCCACGCGGGTGGAGCCGCGATGTTAACCGCCTGCGCGACACCGGCGATCGGCGGATTCACACCTCCCATGGCGCCGGAAACCGGTCCAATTGGCGGTCCTGCATTTCCTGGTCCTCCAATCTGTCCAGGCAAAACGGGACCGCCTTGGCTTCCCACCTGGGGCCCGATCCCGACTACCGGATTTATTCCATTGTTTTGCGTACTCAGACCGGACGCAAGATTGACGTTAGTCAGTGGCTGCGAGACGGCGTTTGCGGCTGTTTGCTGCTGCTGCGAAACGTTTAAACGTGGGTCTGCATTTTGCATTGGATTTATTCCTTTTTGCTTTAAAACTGTAAACGAATGACGGTGAATTATTGTGAGATGTCGAGTCCTTGTCAAtcgatatttgaaaaatttttatacaaatagttcgattgtttttttttgtctgcGAAGTCTTATCTTCTATATCGGTGCATATAAGAAAATTCTTGGGCATTTACATAAGAGAAGTATAGTATTGGAAAACTTGGCAAATCTTTTGGGAGCactatattcattttttctgtttctctttttttcgcaTTTCTACAGTACTAAGATATATTACAGGGCACGCTATTTTAGATGGTGGGTTTGTATTttcccacacacacacacacacacagattgAAGCAATGCATTGACAATGTACTTCACGTTAGACAAACTCCAGCAAGAATCTTAAAAGACTATGTCTTCTCAAAAATCGCCATTGTCAAGGAATGCGCAAGATGTCGTTAGGTTAAAAGCGTGTCTGCTTAACAAATAGAGAGCAATCCCAAAATCTCTTGAGAGGAAGACTGTTCCTATTCGACGAATaatacgtatgttttgtatgTTTCGCAATGATGGAGAATCAGACTCTGTATTCGCTTTTCAAAGTCATTCCTTTGCTGGTTGAATAAAGCATGgcttgctttttttttatgcttcTTATAATTGCAGTAGCTGTTAATGGGAGTATCCCACTTACTGGCTTGCTCTGTAGTCACTTTGTACTGATAGTAGTTGAAATGCTCCCCCCCAAACAGGAAACTGAACTTCGGGTTGTCCTTCTGCTTGTTCTTTGTCATCTGCTCGAATTCTGGTCCATTGCGAGCGACAAACTGCGCCAGTTTGTCTATGATGTTCCGTAATTCTGTGTCTGAATGTTATAAGCAAAAACAAGAGTCAGATCCAAactaatattgaataaaatacaatatttataatttaatagctATTCTAATTAAATGGTTACTTTACACCTTTCGTTATGAGAAGTCATTGTGGAAAACTgtagttaaaattaagatcaagcaaaaaaataacaaataaaatacttatgtatacaataattatgttagAGTTGGATAGTAgctagttaaaatttaaaagttaaataataaataattaaaataatttttaacttcaattagttattactttcaaaatacataaactttaaattaatttttcttctaagttaaaaatctatttgtgttaaataaaattataaaatacattttcatacaaaaaacaatttctttgtcatttcatataaacttaatttacaaataaaatattaaatttgatacttCATAgtctaattatttcaataattctacttaaaaaaattacaactttctgatttaatataaaaatacttttcagAATTAActattagtttaattaaatataaatcttaatataacttttaattacacttgtttttttgtttatgtaacttttaatgcaattaagttaattttacaaGTTACTAACTTTAACTtgagtttgaaaaaaataacttaccCAACCCTgagttatacatatacaggtTTCAGAAATAGGTGGAcaaactttttgtttaaagaCAAAGTTTTTAgtgataattatatcaatgaaatagcaaataaaaacCAAATGTATGTCAACACAGTCTCATTTTAAATCtcttgaatttatatttatgaggATAtcttaataatcatttttttatttataatgcttCTGTTGCTGCTGGAAATTCAAAAGCATTTTTCTGCTTTACGTGATAAAATATGACATACGCTCCAATTTTGGAGTCTTCAACAATGCAAGGGACATCAATGTGAGATATGCATTGACACGAAAGGAAGTCATTTCTAGCAATTTCTTtaatgaaatgtttttatcaaagtatgttgtaaatcataaaagtgtttataatttgaaaaagaaagtgTTTCCAAatccttatatatatttttcattcttaCATTGAGTAAAAtatgctttttaaatatttttgttcacCTATTTTCAAAACACGTacgtacaatataatattatatactgtgaaaacaaaaaatgtattttaataaaagcacACATTACAACAAAGTTCTTACAAATCTTTAAAACTGACGTGACAAACGTTAACTCAAAGACttactcttaaaaaaaagtttttatgaacgcttttattttttgcgttTGAAGTAAATGTACgaatagatatatgtatgtagaTCTTCGCAAGTAACCTTGTGAGTGAATATCCAGACATTAGCAAtttgaaagaatttattactatGTTCTCGTAGAAAACCGCTCGATATAGGCCGAATAAAACGGCAAGATGCAAGCAAAGGATtcgtattacatttttttgtgagAGAACGCGAGTTAATTAATACATGATCGCTCGACCGAGCGAGAGGGAGATGGTGCGAGGAGGGGAAAGAAACGTGTGCGAGAGAGCGCGCCTGTGCGGCCGGATCGGCGTGCTCACCTGCGGGTGCCTGGTCCATTTCGACTCGAGCGCTCGATCGTTGACGACTTCGTCAATGTTACGTCGTTAAAATGTTACGTGCACGTACTGTCCGTTTGCTCGATTGCCGTCGTATCGTGCATGAAAACGGAGCACCGTTTCGTGATGCATCATTCACTCACGACGGACCGGATAATGCGCTAGACGCCGCCATTACGACCTCGCGGAGACCAGTGCTGCCAATCCGTTGGGCGTCGCGTTCTCCAAGCAGAGTtgtcaagttgaaaaattttcccctaatttttctccaaggctggGTCTACAATAAGGGTGCATTTTTAAATTCGCAACGGATGCACTGGAGTGTCATCCTATCTTTGTTCATCTTTCCGTAAGTAACAAAAATGGAATGACATTCTGGTGTATCTGGCTGCATCCGTTGCGAATTTAAGAACGCACCCTATGAGGTAAAGATGGAGCGTATCACGCGTATCTCGAAAATCTGACCAATCGCGAACGTTCCGCTGTTTCGGTTGCAGTTCCGCCGAATCCAACCTAGTGGTTCTCGCACACTAGAAGCGATAAGCGACGAGCGATGAGCGATATCCAATAAGAGTTCTGCTTTTTCCAACATGGCGATGAAATGTTCGAAAATGTAGAGTTCTCATTGGATATCGCTCATCGCTCGTCGCTTATCGCGTCTAGTGTGCGAGAGCcataaagggccatctacaatggagagtcgtaggccgtagcagtagtcataggccggtattcatagtcaaatcttatttcaagatcgtctcaagcaatgtcttaagatgctaatacggctctgtgattggttgatggcatcttaagacagtacttaagatgatcttaaatataagatccgactatgaataccggccatagaaaatgtctccacttcgtattgctttaagggccatctacaatggagtgttttagtcgTAACAACGCTAATGcctagtctacaatgagtcgttggtcgttggtcgtaagaaatttaaccaatcacagttgatcttagagaagaataaccgaacataattggttaaatttcttacgaccaacgaccaacgactcattgtaaaCTGGGCATAAATCTACGATCATgctgtcaataatataaacgacGTTAGCAATAATATACAAGCCGGCTATCATAGAGAGGTGACTAAAAACTAACCCCGAACACCAGGGCCccgatttttaaatttatttgcaagagaaacgtatgcgcaaataccggttctaacagaaaagttgcaagtttattggttaaaagtcatacgatagccaataaatttccaacttttctgtaagaacagaatttgcgaatacgtttctcttgcaaatgacttcaagaatcgggcccctgcacgctcatcgtaagcacccactgaattggctcaatgtctgttTTAGGCCGTAATCAGTAAAACAGtacgtaatgaaaatattgtctacgactactgctacggcctacaactctccattgtagatggcccttaacgGCTCCGGCACACCAGCGCGATTTCTGTCGCACGCAGCGCGCGATGTCCAATGAGCGACCGCCTTTCCACTCATCTCTGTACGTTCATTGGATATCACGCGTCGCGCGCGACAGAAATCGCGCTAGTGTGCAGCCAGCCTAATGGCTTTGGCAGACCAGCGCGACATCCAATGAGCGTACAGAGATGAGCGGAAAGGCGGTCGCTCATTGGACATCGCGCTGGTCTGCTGAAGCCATAACGCGTATCGCGTAACCAATGAATTTACAACGATTGACATTTCggttgaaacattttaaaagaatgaaCGATATGATTGGTTACGCGATACGCATTACGGGAAAAATACGTGCCATGGGAGACCCCATTTGAATCTCATGTTGGGACTCTAGGGAGcgccccgattgaccacgttgCAATTGACCACAACCATTTACAGCAATGAATGCTTAGAGTTTTTCCGTTGGACCGCCAATTAGAAAAGCGGTGGTCAATTGGGACGTGGTCAATTGGGGCGCTCCCGGACTCTAGCAGTCCAGCCCAATATTTAGAGTTTTATATATctgtcttttatttctttttttctttctcatttttttctttttgaagtaattattttgtatatataatgtaaatataatttatataaatatatataaatgtgtatataaatttttacgttttatgtgttacaaaaatatcttatcgTCTGTGTATGGTTGATTTTACgtcttataattattgatttttttgttataatataagagACTTTAGAAATTtactgttttatatattatttgtattccataagaaaattaaaattgtaggttgttttatacttttattcctGGAttgaaaaaaagcttttttaatatacaagcaaacattttaaataacaaatcttattaataattataaataaaagtgatttaaattaaaaatgtaatagtacataatttctataaaataaatatttgcaacaTACAAATTTTGCGCGCGTAAATATAGcctagtaaaaaataattttaggtTACTTCAGTGCTATATGTTGGCGAccatattgttaaataatgtgGCCACCCTGTGTTCTTGGACGCGAATTACTCCATTTTGCTTTTCCACGTGGATTCATTGGGATGTATAGACTTTTTATCGACAGTTTGctctttattttgtacatttcaATGTGACTTGTGTGAATTATCTGTCTACTGTCTTCTAATTTTTACGGTAAGACATTCGATAATGAGTTTTATtcctttgatatttttttaatcttttgtattttctaaatattgaGTTTACACATTTACAGAGTTAACTATGCTGATATAATGATATAAcgcatatttcttttatcttgaCCCATTCGACTAGATTTTACGCGGTCTCTTTTAGTAAAAATCTTTGATAATTTAAGTGAACgtgtagtttttaaaaatccgTAATCATCTCTACAGAGTAGTATAGGTTAGACTGTTCACATTTTACATGAGCAGTTCAGGTCTTTATTCTGTACCTAGAGCCAATGATTTAATTACTAACAATGTCCCAAATATTGGTAATCCATTCTTAAATGGTTTTCTggatatatgaattatatagaATTGCATTTAATTGTACTTAAATTCTTAAGTTGTCTACTTATGGAAAtgagtaattttaaataaaaattaacagaaaGTATTACCGaaactgttttatttaataatataaactttaaaataagtgGAAGAagcaaaatattgaaacacaaaaatatcaagaaCTTCTTGGGTCTGTTTGCGTCACTTTTCATGACATGCTTCTATTCACCTCAATGTACTTCAATATGTTGATTttgatgacgccaacctattagagtgcattggagtgagtaggagcatgtcagGGCATGACGACGCGAAcaatgttcaatttttaaaacattaagtgTTAACacattatgttttaatataaattacaattcaaTGTTATACATGATTGCTAAAGATGGCTTAAAATGGAACCAAATGTCAcacattttgattttgttttaagcAATCTTAAGTAGTCATACAATAATCTTGAAGTTATTAACTTTGAGATAATTTGAGAACATTAAACCAAAATAAATTCCAAATTGATCCAAAATAATAAGACATTTCACTTTCTTTCCTGCCAATGTACTTTAACTTCAAtctagatatttaatttactttttattctttttaattcttacatagaattagaaaaagatgagaagtatgttaaagtaaaatgaaaattagtTGATATTAGTATGAATGTACATTAAAGAATCTTTAATTGGTATGTTGGTTCTTTGTGGTCAGTAATGTCTtgcttgaaattaattaaaaaataagttttatttttttttgtagtacATATAACGTATTTGATATAGAATAAGGAATGTAAGCAATTTTAGAAAAGTCTTGACCTACACATGTGCACCTTTTACCCATTTTAATAGATTCATTGTTAATCtataaagacaaaattttataacgtaaGCAATAGTAGTCTATTATcaacatttttgttacaatattaatcatttctgtcatatatataatattaacacaacattttatcaattttaaagaatattgttatactatattttaatcaatacatgttaaatcataatttaatagtCTTAGCTTGTCAATAAATGCATAAACAACAATAggctattataattttgtg comes from the Monomorium pharaonis isolate MP-MQ-018 chromosome 9, ASM1337386v2, whole genome shotgun sequence genome and includes:
- the LOC105829150 gene encoding calcium homeostasis endoplasmic reticulum protein isoform X1, with product MDQAPADTELRNIIDKLAQFVARNGPEFEQMTKNKQKDNPKFSFLFGGEHFNYYQYKVTTEQAILKQKGINPMQNADPRLNVSQQQQTAANAVSQPLTNVNLASGLSTQNNGINPVVGIGPQVGSQGGPVLPGQIGGPGNAGPPIGPVSGAMGGVNPPIAGVAQAVNIAAPPAWLQNELANLQSQQTTLQEQVRQSEQNLAAQHAALMAQQQGRVEDAVRQAQEQALQNSAQSTNTDLAAFDTVLQPIIDSCTKDSISAGKAWILQNSLTSQSNQVVADHLLKRVIQGTTFSHKLHIIYLVNDVLHHCARKKSMDLRKAMESVVVPMFCNTSLAASEEQLNKLNKLLSLWESKNNYFDEGIIDKLKQPSASWSEYQANLVAQYATAITPITASTKQTFDNYQAQHQAFVTHALRQIQNIEQQKMAIDQQLKAPPPPPPPQMSQQNMSIPPSHSGPPNTMGTDVNFSQPPPGWGVPPSNEPPPFSNVPLPDFSKPPPGFGPPPVIHEPSVEDLMPSMPYFELPAGLMVPLIKLEDGEYKPLDPDAIRLPPPAPPSDRLVAAVEAFYAPPNHDSPRDSDGWEKLGLYEYYKAKNAARKRKEEDIATGIRQKSKSPSPILRPRSKSPSPPKKRYRSKSRSRSRSRSRGRSRSRSPTTNHRRNSRNSNHVNRSRRRRNSNKDRSPDRRMDRQDRSPTPPSFLGSTYSKAPQEISLDESNKGHQLLKKMGWSGAGLGANEQGIEAPISGGEIRDKNDQYKGVGINLNDPYETFRKNKGQAFITRMKARAEERAEERGERD
- the LOC105829150 gene encoding calcium homeostasis endoplasmic reticulum protein isoform X2; translated protein: MGGVNPPIAGVAQAVNIAAPPAWLQNELANLQSQQTTLQEQVRQSEQNLAAQHAALMAQQQGRVEDAVRQAQEQALQNSAQSTNTDLAAFDTVLQPIIDSCTKDSISAGKAWILQNSLTSQSNQVVADHLLKRVIQGTTFSHKLHIIYLVNDVLHHCARKKSMDLRKAMESVVVPMFCNTSLAASEEQLNKLNKLLSLWESKNNYFDEGIIDKLKQPSASWSEYQANLVAQYATAITPITASTKQTFDNYQAQHQAFVTHALRQIQNIEQQKMAIDQQLKAPPPPPPPQMSQQNMSIPPSHSGPPNTMGTDVNFSQPPPGWGVPPSNEPPPFSNVPLPDFSKPPPGFGPPPVIHEPSVEDLMPSMPYFELPAGLMVPLIKLEDGEYKPLDPDAIRLPPPAPPSDRLVAAVEAFYAPPNHDSPRDSDGWEKLGLYEYYKAKNAARKRKEEDIATGIRQKSKSPSPILRPRSKSPSPPKKRYRSKSRSRSRSRSRGRSRSRSPTTNHRRNSRNSNHVNRSRRRRNSNKDRSPDRRMDRQDRSPTPPSFLGSTYSKAPQEISLDESNKGHQLLKKMGWSGAGLGANEQGIEAPISGGEIRDKNDQYKGVGINLNDPYETFRKNKGQAFITRMKARAEERAEERGERD